Part of the Bacteriovorax stolpii genome, TCAGTTTGCTTTTGGGCGCGCACTTTTGGCGCAGGTTTATTTTTTGGTTTTAAAAGTTCTTCCTCAGAAACAACTCCAGTCTTTTTTTGCAGAGGAGAAGTCTTTTCAGGAGCATTCACTGGCTCAAGTTTTTCCACTTCATCAGTCATGGCATCGACATTTTGTGAAGGGATGGCCTCTGTCTGCGGTGTTGGAGGAGTTGCGCTCTCTCCAGCTGGCAGGGATTGTGGCCCGTCACTCATTTCTCCTTCGGGAGCGCCAATTGTTGATGACTCTGAGCCGCTTTCCAGTGTTTCAATAGTGTCATCGTCTTGTGCATGAGTGATTTTTGGGGCGATAAGGCTTATCGCAATGAGATACAATAAGAGATTTTTAGTCATCGGCGCAGTCTCTCTAAACTAATTAGTAAATATTTAGAATAGGATAGAGTGCGCGGTATGCATTGAAAAGTTTTTTATAGCGTTACGCCGGGACAACCTTTGCGGACGATATTCTCTTCCTGGTACTGAATTTGGGTGAGAGTAAGAGTGAGTTCGTGCTCCAAGTGACCAAGATTCACTTCGAGTTTCTTTTTTAAAGTAACTTTATTCTCAGGAGTGATCTCCTGCAGGTGCTTATTTCTCTCGATCATGGCCAGGATGCGTTGTTTATTGGCAATTTTCTCTTTTCTGGTCTCAGTCAGGAGGTCGCAGCGGCGGCTGATGCTCGGGTCAGTAATGACGGTGCGCTTATAATCTTCAGCTCGAAGATTCAAAGAATATCCGACAAAAAGACTCAGAAAAAGTAATGAAAATCTTTGGGCCATACCGAGGCGTCTCCTCTATAATAGTAAGCTTATTATATCTTATTTTGGAGACCTTTAAAGTGAGTAAAAAAAGTGTCCTCATTTTAATTCCCGCCCGTTTTGCTTCAACTCGCTTTCCTGGAAAACCACTGGCGATGATTGCAGGCAAGAGCATGATTTCAAGAGTTCTTGAAAACTGCCAAAAAGCCTCTTGTGCCGATATTTCGTTTGATGCTTATGTTGTCACTGATGACGACCAAGTAGAAAACCATATCAAGAGTTTTTCCCAAAATGTCGTGAGAGTTGATGACGACGTGATTTCGGGAACACTTCGTATTGAACTTGCTTACAGCAGGCATTTCAAAGAAAAGTCTTATGACCTTGTGATCAACGTGCAGGGGGATGAACCACTTCTGGAAGGAAGTGACCTGGTTCGCCTGGCGGAGTTCCATTTAAATAAGCCGGTAGAGATTGCGACACTGGTAAAAAAGCAAATGGGCTTTGATGATGTTTTTAGAGATCCCAATAAAGTGAAAGTGGCCATGAGTGAAACAACTGGTGACGCTTTTTATTTTTCCCGCTCGCCGATTCCTTTTAAAAGAGATGCGGGAGTAGATGCTAATAACGATTATTGGTTTCTACACATCGGTGTTTATTCATACAAACCAAGCGCACTCAGCGCCTTTTCAAAAGCTCCAGTCTCGAGACTGGAGGATCTTGAAAAACTAGAGCAACTTCGCGCCCTGGAAATGGGCATGAAAATCGGAGCTCTGGAAACTAGAAGTGTCATCGTCGGAGTCGATCATCCGGCAGACGTAAAAAAAGTAGAAGAGGTATTAAGTGGCAGAAATTAAGAAACACAAAAAGTACATTTTCATCACAGGTGGAGTTGCAAGCTCACTAGGAAAAGGTCTTGCGGCCGCAAGTATCGCAGGTCTTCTGGAGCGAAGAGGGATTAAGGTTTCCATGCTAAAGATGGACCCTTATATCAACGTCGACCCGGGAACAATGAGCCCTACCCAGCATGGAGAAGTATTTGTCACTGACGACGGTGCTGAAACAGACCTGGACCTTGGTCACTATGAGCGCTTTACATCTTTAACTCTCAAGCGTGAAAGTAACTTTACGACTGGTCAGGTTTATTTAAAAGTTATCGAAAACGAAAGAGCGGGAACATACTTAGGAAAAACGGTTCAGGTTGTTCCGCACATCACTGATGAAATCAAAAGAAGAATTCACACTGCGAGTGAAAACTGCGACATCTTAATCGGAGAGATCGGTGGAACGGTTGGAGATATTGAATCGCTTCCATTCATTGAATCAATCAGGCAACTTGCTCTTGATGAGGGAGCGGCCAATGTTCTTTTTATTCACCTGGTTCTTCTTCCTTACATCGCAGCTGCTGGTGAGTTAAAATCCAAGCCTGCTCAGCACTCGGTAAAAGAGCTGATGTCTCAAGGGCTTTCTCCGCAAGTGATCGTTTGTCGTTCAGACAGAGAAGTGGATGAGGACACGCTTGATAAGATTTCTCGTTTCTGTAACGTTCCTAGAAAAAACGTTTTCCAAAGTATCGATATGGATTCAATTTATAAAGTTCCGCTTGAATTCCACAAGCAAGGGCTGGATGAAAGAATCAGTGAGCTTCTGGGGATCTGGGCTCCGGAACCAAAGATTGCTGACCTGGAAAAAGTTGTTCATAACTTCACTCATCCACTAAGAGAAGTAAAGATCGGAATTGTTGGTAAATACACCGACCTGGTCGAGTCTTATAAATCTTTAGATGAAGCTCTTAACCATGGAGCGATTGCTAACCAGTTAAAGTTCAAACCAATTTATATTGATTCTGAACAACTGGAAAAAGGCACTAACCTGGATGAAATCTTCCAGGGAGTTCAAGGGATTTTAGTTCCTGGTGGATTTGGAAGCCGTGGAACAGAAGGAAAAATTAAAGCGATTGAATACGCCAGGACAAAAAAGATTCCATTCCTTGGAATTTGTCTGGGTCTTCAATTATCAGTTATTGAATTTGCCCGTCACGTAGCAGGAATCAAAGACGCGACATCTGAAGAATTCCAAAGCGGTGGAGAGCACCTGATCCATTATATGGAAGGTCAATCAAGCACAGGTTCAAAAGGTGGAAGCATGAGACTTGGCTCTTATGAGTGTCACCTGGAGCCAAAGTCGCTGGCACACAAAATTTACGGCAGCGATAAAATCCAGGAGCGCCACCGTCACCGCCTGGAAGTGAATAATATGTATATGAATAAACTTATCGGTGCAGGCCTGGTTGTTTCAGGCTTTAACCGCGAATTAAACCTAGTGGAAGTGGTTGAGCTTAAAGATCATCCGTTCTTTATTGCCTGTCAGTACCACCCGGAATTTAAGTCGAAACCTTTTTCTCCGCATCCGCTTTTTAAAGCGTTTATTGAAGAGTCTGACAAAAACAGGAAGTAAATTATGACAAAACCAAAATTAGATCTTTTTATCGGTTCATGTGTTCTGGAGAGTGAAGAGCTTGCTCTAGGAATTGCTGAGCGTTTAGTAAAAGACCTTGAACCATTCAAGGATAGAATCACTCTGACTTACAAAGGAAGCTTTGATAAAGCTAACCGCACGTCGATTAATTCATACCGAGGTCCGGGAATTGATGAAGGGATGAGAATCCTTAAAAAAGTAAAAGATACTTTTGGCCTTCCAGTGCTGACAGACTTCCATGAAGCAAGTCAGGCAATGAAGCTGGCGACTGTGGTTGACGTTCTTCAGGTTCCAGCTTTCCTATGCCGCCAAACGGATATGATTGCTGCTGGAGCAGAGGCGTGTGCTAAATATGGGCGCATCCTAAAAGTGAAAAAAGGACAATTCCTTTCACCGGAAGAAACAAAAAACATCGTTGATAAAGCGACAACTTTTTTACCAAAGAACCAAATCCTTTTAACGGAAAGAGGATCGAGCTTTGGTTACAACAACCTGGTTGTTGATATGGCCTCTTTCCAGATCATGAAGAGCTTTGGAGTGAAAGCGATTCACGATGCTACTCACTGTGTGCAAAGACCTGGAGGACTAGGGACAGCGACAGGCGGAAAACGCGAGCAGATTTTAGTTCTGGCCAAGGCCGCAGTGGCCGCAGGTGCTGACGGGATTTTTATGGAGTGCCACCCGAATCCAGATAAAGCTCTCTCAGATGCTTCGACATCTCTTCCGCTTGATCAGATCAAGGGAATCGTTGAGCAGTTACTTAGAATTTATGAGGTAGTGTAATGGCCCAGCCTTTAGATGAAAAAAAGTCACTGTTAGTGACAGCAAAAAAGTTCGAAGACAAACTTAAAAAAATCAAAGTTTGCCTTTTTGATATTGACGGTATTTTGACTGATGGAAAAATTTCGTGGGAAGGAGACGATGTCGGGTTTAACCGCACGACTCACGCACTGGATGGACACGGTTTAAAAATGCTGATGGAAGCAGGACTAAAAGTAGGAGTGATCTCAGGTGGAGATTCAAAAGGCGTGAGAAAACGTTTTATCGACAACCTGAAACTTTCATTCACTTATTTTGGAAATGAAGACAAGCGCGAAGCTTACAAAGAAATCTTAGCCCTTGGTTATAAAGACGAAGAAATCCTTTTTATGGGGGACGAGTTTATTGATCTGCCAATTATTAAGCGCGCGGGATTTTCGGCGACAGTGCCCAATGCCAGCTATGAAATTCAGGAAGCTGTAGATTACATCACTCACCGCCAGGCCGGGGATGCTTGTGCCCGCGAGGTGATTGATATCGTTCGTTACGCTCAGAAAATTCCTGTGAAGGTTTTGGAGTTTTAATGAACCCATTAGAAGACAGGTTACATAAATTAAAACTCGTTCTCGATGAGACAGTGAAGTTTCCGACCGAGTATCTTTTTAAGTTTATTGTTCCTATCAGCGAAGTTCACCAGATTCTTTTCATTCTTCAGGGAATGGAAATTGAACAGAAGGCTTCGTCTAACGGGAATTATATTAGTGTCAGCGGGAAGACAACGATGCAGCAGAGTCAGGACATTATTAAAGTCTATGAACGTGCAGCGGCCATTAAAGGAGTTATTTCTCTATGAGTACGACGAAGAGACAAGTGGCACTGGTTATTGGGGCCGGGGCCTTCGGGACAGCGATTGCTCAGGTTTTGGCGCAGAATTTTGAAAAAGTTATTTTAAAAGTTCGCTCTAAGGATATTTACGATGCGATTAAGGCCGGAGAAAATTCAATTTATCTTCCAGGTCTAAAAACTGCCAGCAATATCGATGCAGCTCTTTCGTGGGATGAAGTCGATGCCATTGGCGGGAAGATCGAATTGATTGTTTCGGCACTTCCAAGTAACGGTATCAGTGAGTACTTCAAGGAAAACTACGACCGTTTCTTAGGCTACTTTATTAAAGGTATCCCACTCATGTCTCTTTCAAAAGGGATTGACCCGGACACATTAGAATTATCGGATGATTTATTCTTTGATATGTACCCACACTTTAAAGACCAGTTCTGCTTTTTATCCGGGCCAAGTTTTGCTCACGAAATTATGCAGGATCAAATCACACTGGTGACTTTGGCCGGAAGATCAAAACAAGTTTTAGAAAATGTGGCCTCGATGGTTAACACCAGTGCCTTTAAAGTTTTAGCAAGCTATGACGTTAAAGGAGTTTTATTAGGGGGGGCCTTAAAAAACATCCTGGCCATTGCCGGAGGAGTTATTGAAGGTCTGGGTTATAACCACAACACCAGAGCGGCGATGATCACTCGTGGGATTGCAGAAATGCTTCGTTTTGGGGCCGTCTACAATGCCCGCCCGGAAACATTTTATGGTCTCTCAGGAATGGGGGATTTAATTCTCACGACGACGGGGGATCTTTCAAGAAACAAAACATTTGGTCTGGAACTCGCTAAGGGAAGAAAGGCCGAAGAGATCATTAAGTCACAACGTTCAGTTGTTGAAGGTTATAAAACAGCAAAAGCGGCCCACTTTATTTCAGAGCGCTTTGATATCCGGGCTCAGATTTTTAATGGCGTTTATGGCGTTTTATATGACGGACTTGAGCCAAGAGAAGTTATCACGAAGCTCATGAGAAGCCCTTCGAAGTTCGAATCATAAATATGACAACATTACAGTCGCGCTTTTTAGGATCATTATTAGGACTCGCTGTTGGAGATGCCCTGGGCGCTCCGGTGGAGTTTAAGGCCCGCGGGAGTTTTCCCCCAGTGGAAGACATGCAGGCGGGTGGACCTTTTAATTTGAAAAAAGGACAGTGGACTGACGACACATCTCTTGCTCTTTGTTTAGGGACGAGTCTCGTTGAGAAAAATGGCTTTGATCCATATGATCAGATCGAGCGCTATATAAGATGGTTTCGCGAAGGCTATATGAGCTGCACCGGTCACTGTTTTGATATCGGTAATACGACAAAAGCGGCCCTTTTAAGGTACGAAGAAAATAAAGATATTTATGCAGGCTCAGTAGATGATCCAGCAACTAATGGTTCATTGATGAGGCTTGCTCCTGTGCCACTTTTTTATTTTAAAAATCTCGAAGACACAATCAAGTATGCAGGGCTTAGTTCTAAAGTCACTCATGCACCTTTAAATTGCATTAAGGCCTGCGAAGATTTATCTCTCTACATTCACCGCGCACTTAAGGGTGAAACAAAAGAAGGGATCTTCAAAGATGCTTTTTTTGATTTTTCTAAAAGTTATGAAGAAGTCTCTGGAAAAGGGGACGCGCTTCTTTGTCTGGAAGGGGCCATGTGGTGTTTTTATCATTCAGAAAGTTTTGGCGAAGGCGTAAAGCTTGCGGTGAACTTAGGTGATGATACGGATACGACTGCGGCGGTTTTTGGGCAACTGGCAGGTGCTTATTACGGAGTGGAAGCTATCCCACAAAACTTTTTAGAAGATCTGTGGGACAAAAAACTTATCGAAGAGTTGGCGCTGAAGCTTTTTAATTCAGGTGCTCTTTAATTCTTTCAATCGTCACTGTTTCACCAAGATTTACCAGTGTCCCATTTTTTTTCTGCACGAAATAAGCAGGAACTCCTACCATTCCGTTCTTTCTTAAAAAGCTACCAATGATTTCATCTCTTTTTGTCCAGTCACCGATAAGAAGTTTTACGTTGTTTTCAGTCACGAAACTCTTAAAGGTATCAGTGTCTAAAACTAATTTTTCATTCACTTTACATGTAAAGCACCACTTTGCGGTGAAATCGATAAAGACAGGTTGGCCGCTGGCCTTCAAATCATCCATGGCCTTTTCTGACCACGGCTGCCAGTCTAATCCTTTAGCTTGTTTGTCGCGGATGAGGGCCGTTTGAGGCTCTGTGCTTACAACCATTGTCGTCGTGGCGATATTGACAAAAAGTCCAAGGGCGGCCAGAAAACTAGCACCTGCAATCCATCTTTCTTTTTTCTTTGAAAGCATAAAACCAACAAAGATAAAAACCAGGATTGTTCCAAGTTTAATTAAGTGAGAAGAGCCATCAACAAGAGCGTTGTAAACATCAAGAAGCCAGATAGCTGTCAGGATGAGAGTGACACCCAGGAGTTTTTTGACTGTGTTCATCCAGTTGCCAGGCTTGGGAATAAAAGACACAAGTGCCGGGTAAATCGCCGTCAGGATAAACGGGAAAGCAAGACCAAGCCCGATCATTAAAAAAATCAGGTAAATTTCCATTGGAGGAGAACTAAAAGCAAACGTCAGGGCCGTCCCCAAAAAAGGAGCTGAACATGGAGTTGATAAAACAGTGGCAAGAACACCGCTTAAAAAATCTCCTGTAAGGCCTTCGTTTAGTTGCATGCCTCCAA contains:
- a CDS encoding DUF493 family protein encodes the protein MNPLEDRLHKLKLVLDETVKFPTEYLFKFIVPISEVHQILFILQGMEIEQKASSNGNYISVSGKTTMQQSQDIIKVYERAAAIKGVISL
- the kdsA gene encoding 3-deoxy-8-phosphooctulonate synthase; amino-acid sequence: MTKPKLDLFIGSCVLESEELALGIAERLVKDLEPFKDRITLTYKGSFDKANRTSINSYRGPGIDEGMRILKKVKDTFGLPVLTDFHEASQAMKLATVVDVLQVPAFLCRQTDMIAAGAEACAKYGRILKVKKGQFLSPEETKNIVDKATTFLPKNQILLTERGSSFGYNNLVVDMASFQIMKSFGVKAIHDATHCVQRPGGLGTATGGKREQILVLAKAAVAAGADGIFMECHPNPDKALSDASTSLPLDQIKGIVEQLLRIYEVV
- a CDS encoding NAD(P)H-dependent glycerol-3-phosphate dehydrogenase, coding for MSTTKRQVALVIGAGAFGTAIAQVLAQNFEKVILKVRSKDIYDAIKAGENSIYLPGLKTASNIDAALSWDEVDAIGGKIELIVSALPSNGISEYFKENYDRFLGYFIKGIPLMSLSKGIDPDTLELSDDLFFDMYPHFKDQFCFLSGPSFAHEIMQDQITLVTLAGRSKQVLENVASMVNTSAFKVLASYDVKGVLLGGALKNILAIAGGVIEGLGYNHNTRAAMITRGIAEMLRFGAVYNARPETFYGLSGMGDLILTTTGDLSRNKTFGLELAKGRKAEEIIKSQRSVVEGYKTAKAAHFISERFDIRAQIFNGVYGVLYDGLEPREVITKLMRSPSKFES
- a CDS encoding CTP synthase, encoding MAEIKKHKKYIFITGGVASSLGKGLAAASIAGLLERRGIKVSMLKMDPYINVDPGTMSPTQHGEVFVTDDGAETDLDLGHYERFTSLTLKRESNFTTGQVYLKVIENERAGTYLGKTVQVVPHITDEIKRRIHTASENCDILIGEIGGTVGDIESLPFIESIRQLALDEGAANVLFIHLVLLPYIAAAGELKSKPAQHSVKELMSQGLSPQVIVCRSDREVDEDTLDKISRFCNVPRKNVFQSIDMDSIYKVPLEFHKQGLDERISELLGIWAPEPKIADLEKVVHNFTHPLREVKIGIVGKYTDLVESYKSLDEALNHGAIANQLKFKPIYIDSEQLEKGTNLDEIFQGVQGILVPGGFGSRGTEGKIKAIEYARTKKIPFLGICLGLQLSVIEFARHVAGIKDATSEEFQSGGEHLIHYMEGQSSTGSKGGSMRLGSYECHLEPKSLAHKIYGSDKIQERHRHRLEVNNMYMNKLIGAGLVVSGFNRELNLVEVVELKDHPFFIACQYHPEFKSKPFSPHPLFKAFIEESDKNRK
- a CDS encoding KdsC family phosphatase, with amino-acid sequence MAQPLDEKKSLLVTAKKFEDKLKKIKVCLFDIDGILTDGKISWEGDDVGFNRTTHALDGHGLKMLMEAGLKVGVISGGDSKGVRKRFIDNLKLSFTYFGNEDKREAYKEILALGYKDEEILFMGDEFIDLPIIKRAGFSATVPNASYEIQEAVDYITHRQAGDACAREVIDIVRYAQKIPVKVLEF
- the kdsB gene encoding 3-deoxy-manno-octulosonate cytidylyltransferase, with the protein product MSKKSVLILIPARFASTRFPGKPLAMIAGKSMISRVLENCQKASCADISFDAYVVTDDDQVENHIKSFSQNVVRVDDDVISGTLRIELAYSRHFKEKSYDLVINVQGDEPLLEGSDLVRLAEFHLNKPVEIATLVKKQMGFDDVFRDPNKVKVAMSETTGDAFYFSRSPIPFKRDAGVDANNDYWFLHIGVYSYKPSALSAFSKAPVSRLEDLEKLEQLRALEMGMKIGALETRSVIVGVDHPADVKKVEEVLSGRN
- a CDS encoding ADP-ribosylglycohydrolase family protein, which codes for MTTLQSRFLGSLLGLAVGDALGAPVEFKARGSFPPVEDMQAGGPFNLKKGQWTDDTSLALCLGTSLVEKNGFDPYDQIERYIRWFREGYMSCTGHCFDIGNTTKAALLRYEENKDIYAGSVDDPATNGSLMRLAPVPLFYFKNLEDTIKYAGLSSKVTHAPLNCIKACEDLSLYIHRALKGETKEGIFKDAFFDFSKSYEEVSGKGDALLCLEGAMWCFYHSESFGEGVKLAVNLGDDTDTTAAVFGQLAGAYYGVEAIPQNFLEDLWDKKLIEELALKLFNSGAL